The DNA sequence AGCTTCTATGTTGTATTCGATACTACTAGAGCAGGAAACTTCACAAACATTGTAAGCGTTTCAAGCGACAAGACCGGTAAGGTTTCAGCAAACAACGTTACTGAAGTCATTGAAAAAAATGTTCCTAAAGAAGAGCCAAAAGAAGAACCAATTCCTGTTTCTCCTGAGACTCCAAAGACTCCGGAACCTCCTGTAACCCCTGAGGTTGTCCTTGAGAAAAATGAAACAGCTCCATCTGAACTTCCTGAACAGCCTAAAAAAGAATCTAATGTCTTGCCTGCTACAGGTAATCCATTGATTATGGTATTGCTTGCATTGATTGCTTTGGGAGGAGCAGCATTAAGGAGAAAAAATAGACATTGAAAAGGGAAAAATTATTTTCTCTACTTTTTTTATTTTTTAATTAGTGAATTTATCTCATTTTGTTCATTTTTTTATGTTTTTAACATTATTTTCTTATATTTAGAGTTATTCATTTAAAATTTATTGATTTATATAATTTTTTTATTCAATATAATATTGAGTCTGTCCAATAATTCAATTTTTTTAGATTTTTGATTTTATGATATTGGCTTGGATATTTGAGATTCGGGGTGCACTTTTACAGTTGAAATTGCACTTCGACGATATTTTTTTAAAAATAGATATTTTTTAACTGCTTTTTAGTGAAAAGAGTGATTGATTATTTGGTGTTTTAGAATAGGATTGTTGTTTTTAATTGTTTGGTTTTTTGTTTAAATGAGTGTTGCATTTAATTTTTCATGTATTTTTTGAATGTTATGTGCTAGTGTTAGTTCTTTTTCTGCATTTTTCATGCCGTTTCTGTTTAATTTTTGGAAATTTCGTGCGTTTCTGAGTAATCCAAAGTGTGCTTCGTTTAGATTTGCTCTTTTTTTGTAGTAGATTTTTCCTTCAGGGGATTTGTAATCTGCTTTCATTTTCCATCTTAAATCGTTTGCTGGTTCGAAAATTTCTCTTACTCTGCTTTTTGTGCATTGATTTTTGACGGGGCAAGTTTTACATTTGTTTGTGGTGTATACTCTCATTAATTCTCCGTTTAGTTTCCTATTGTTTTTATAATTCAAGTATTTGCCCATTGGGCAGATAAATGAGTCTGTTTTCCAGTCATATGTGAAATTTACTTTGTGATATGGTTTTTCTCTATTTTTAGATTTGTTTTTGCTGCTTTCGTTTCGATCTGGAATTATTAATCTTATATTGTTGTCATATGCGTATTTTATTACATTGTCATCCATATATCCGTTATCTGCAACTAATACTTTAGGGTTGATTCCAATTTGTATTTTTATTTCATGTAACATTTCAAATAGTTCTTTAGAGTCTGTTGCATTCTGTGTTAGGTATTGGCCTACGACCATTCCATTTTTACTGTCGACTGCTACTTGATAATTGAAATTTAAACTAATATTTTCTTTTTTATCCATCATCCACCTTGATTCAGGGTCAGTTAAACTA is a window from the Methanobrevibacter millerae genome containing:
- a CDS encoding transposase, whose amino-acid sequence is MDKKENISLNFNYQVAVDSKNGMVVGQYLTQNATDSKELFEMLHEIKIQIGINPKVLVADNGYMDDNVIKYAYDNNIRLIIPDRNESSKNKSKNREKPYHKVNFTYDWKTDSFICPMGKYLNYKNNRKLNGELMRVYTTNKCKTCPVKNQCTKSRVREIFEPANDLRWKMKADYKSPEGKIYYKKRANLNEAHFGLLRNARNFQKLNRNGMKNAEKELTLAHNIQKIHEKLNATLI